ggtgcccgaaaacactaacaaggcatagaatttactgaggcattgtacgcccttgacagcagtcatgacgcactcaaagtcgtcacctggcacaaagcccgcaaagaaacagttcacgactgtgctttacttgaggtcgctcctagcaccagccatgatttttatcgctacgagcgtatcaatgtgtagcgccgacttccaaatgatgatttatcagtaacgaggcgagaagtacacaggtccacaagccacaaaaggcgatgctgcccacaaacgagcaagctcccaccgtcagcatgttggtgatagcgatgtcacttgtggctttgtcattttgtaaccgacagctgttgctttggtgcggaaagctagaaaaaagcgtagcctccgaaatgagcgttctaaaaccggaagcaccaaaatacctcatgaagttgcacatctcgaaggccacgcttttcagtcccacatgccatcatacacgattgaatgcgaacatcgcaatgagatcactaaacttccttaagtcattccacttcgttttggtgccctcggtcatcaccatgcccccacgttaaaacctgcagatcgcacatcaagcataccggtgcactcacaagtgctgtgcaacgagctagatcagcaagatggagtttcaatgtttcacttttcagcacccccttttagtcacttgcacgcgaaaagggatcggaacttgtcgaattgtggctataaatgatcattatttgttaggaaaaatgcaatttgtgggctttagcgtggctcagagttcaatttagcggatgttctgctgtgcgtgagttcgatagatgtgtacagcagtcccgtatttttgcatgggaaattcaaggggatctctcaactttttgatatagccaataattcgatatatcatagtttgatatacccgggatcgactgtattctataaaatctagaacctaaagctgttctcaacaaaccaatacatcactttctgaaaagatgttactgtccagttttgtactaacataatgcaacaaagtgaaacttacttcaaatacttggtaaaggtagttcttgtcttccttaaaatgcgcgcagaggaatggtagcacagctacctggactgctttttctctttgtccttcgtctctcacgcgcaccaccagttccatagtatgtttcgtcggcgcctcctccatcatctgaaataatgcaggcgcacaggccgccatcctctcctggaagatttcctgcaattattccaaaaatcaaagtaaataacagttacttgataatagatgaattcatctgtagagatattaaagtgaaaactgattgaaatgtagaactatattaccaccctacaattgagtgcaacagctgtgacacgccaaaaaaagaagacaaaaaacagactggtggggaataccaccctgaaactactgcaccagcttactagaacatgttgttggctagtaggttcaggctgaagaaaggtagggacgtaaaccacatagacaagaaaaaaagaagtggacgagatagagcattgattgcaacagattttgtttgcaaaataaaaaaggctccttttgtttttgtaaacaccaaagcatatgagcaggaaaatggcgtgcactccacgattatgacatcactataaaaaaaaaaaggggttcagcggcaaatcgctgtcacaaccagactccctttcacagttatctccaacatcagcagggggtgtgctactgtgctcttgatctgaactggattcaatttcaggtacttccgtgcactgtgttgcagttttgccccggtgataccttgaaacatgtgttctgaaggaacctgctgacctcagcacactaccacaacccacaaaaggacacataacagcatcaattccactctccagatgggcagctatgtgaccaagaagctccgtgcgagtaggcacactcgccccgcatgacaacacagagcagacaaacgcatcatcagtctgtttgctgcatcgcttcttgtgatgtctgaagacgtgacttcttaggctctgatagtttttaaacaaagctccacaaggctcacaagggcaaagggcaccgcccaacacactgctgtgatagtggtagtgctcgaagtagtcggtcaatgttgaaaatgtctgtgcgcaatgccggcaagtgggcattcttcattgatgttatggctgcaatgaaggtagagcacttattttgctaaattacattcactggcttgtgcactttttcagaccgcccaattttataataaaaacactgctacaatggtaataataccttacagtctacaatagtagaatcattccaatatctggttagcatgtcaggttatgttcaatttcatatgaacattagccaatgctttttaagcagtcctctatataagagcacagtgaatataaatattcttgacctgctacaaatgtttaaactaagttgaagcaggcggcgcaaggaaaagaaataatgacggagactgtaacattaactgcacaaattctacagaaaactgcacccatacttgcgcaacttgggtctcttaaaaggctattcctgaatgtgcagtcaaaagtgagcttagcatatgctccaacattacacatgttcacaacttaagtaatgctatccattatatcgctaatgttgacaacagatgttcatatcttgcacatatgtgaaagcagcttcagcctctcaagtgcagccaggtccaatattgaatacaattactttaaaattttagcttgaaacataattactttaaacaattacttaaagctttttgtgatatattgactaatcaaacagttgataccaagtatgaattgcaccgtagcctgccagtagtacgcgcaagagatggaaatgggtggcttcaagatagggcacccaaaacttcgcatatgcgatcgcttgattctgttgccatacaccaacttcttgggtacacacaaggactcccatgctggattagctgcagttaagcagtagtatggctaagtgacgtgcaaattcgcaatgttgtcgggtgtaagcaatgtgtcgtgcaattccaaagaaatgaactgctgagcacgcaaatcaatagacacaacagaacatgcatgcgaaatgcgagcgccaatcgtacctcacggctgtcactcaaattccgccaagtacggcaaaataagtttacacacagccaagtgacagttgctgcccctgtcgtctcctacacctatttttgtagtaatggacgtatgacttgcaagcgatgcaggcatggaaaacacgagtgctttgtctgcgctcgataagacgacaaagacacgtacacgcctggtgtgtacgtgacagcagactcctgctgatccggcttacaagtgcaccttataacagccatgtgcatgggcaccgaggagatcactaatgagtgcgtgcacaaactgacctgtgacatcctcaaactacaaagatgcaactcaacagcaggcttcaccacaataatacaattaagtgacactaacaaaggaaaaatgccgttattgctgagtgcaagcaatgcttcatataattccgaagaattaaactgttcactgtactgcttcctgcatgcgcaactcaataaaggtgcaacacagcgtgcgagcactatggtcgtacctcatagccgacactaaaaatccacaaaatgcactgaaatatgcctacgcacagtaatgttaccgttgctacccctactgttttctgtgcctaatttagtaataaggtatgtatgagcgatgcaagcatggcaaacacgtgtttcattattcaccttataatagcgacagacatgttacatgcctagctcgtatgagctgtggcatgcgagtgcaccttataactgtttataagataggtaatgatcgataacggtgaaataaatgcctacctgattgtgatgtgtgccaggtgatggacttcgcaggaaggtgagagagctctgacaatagccgcctgccttgaccacgtagggtgccagagaccactgagctgaacaagtgaagagtgcgccaaaaaacttgacaagtgaggaaccaaacaaatgaactgctagcactacttggtcctgagcacgtaaatcaataacaagatgcaacacaacctgcatgcaaaatgcgagcaccaatcgtacctcacggctgtcactcaaattccgccaagtacggcaaaataagtttacacacagccaagtgacagttgctgcccctgtcgtctcctacacctatttttgtagtaatggacgtatgacttgcaagcgatgcaggcatggaaaacacgagtgctttgtctgcgctcgataagacgacaaagacacgtacacgcctggtgtgtacgtgacagcagactcctgctgatccggcttacaagtgcaccttataacagccatgtgcatgggcaccgaggagatcactaatgagtgcgtgcacaaacagacctgtgacatcctcaaactacaaagatgcaactcaacagcaggcttcaccacaataatacaattaagtgacactaacaaaggaaaaatgccgttattgctgagtgcaagcaatgcttcatataattccgaagaattaaactgttcactgtactgcttcctgcatgcgcaactcaataaaggtgcaacacagcgtgcgagcactatggtcgtacctcatagccgacactaaaaatccacaaaatgcactgaaatatgcctacgcacagtaatgttaccgttgctacccctactgttttctgtgcctaatttagtaataaggtatgtatgagcgatgcaagcatggcaaacacgtgtttcattattcaccttataatagcgacagacatgttacatgcctagctcgtatgagctgtggcatgcgagtgcaccttataactgtttataagataggtaatgatcgataacggtgaaataaatgcctacctgattgtgatgtgtgccaggtgatggacttcgcaggaaggtgagagagctctgacaatagccgcctgccttgaccacgtagggtgccagagaccactgagctgaacaagtgaagagtgcgccaaaaaacttgacaagtgaggaaccaaacaaatgaactgctagcactacttggtcctgagcacgtaaatcaataacaagatgcaacacaacctgcatgcaaaatgcgagcaccaatcgtacctcacggctgtcactcagattccgccaaatatggcaaaataagtttacacacagccaagtgatagttcctgcccctgtcgtctcctacacctatttttgtagtaatgaacgtatgacttgcaagcggtgcaggcatggaaaacacgtgtgctttgtctgttgcactcaaaggtggtgtggtgtccatgtcgaacgcggacagcatcatgggcacttcggcattggggtcactagtagccggcgttgcgcccgcgccagtgttgggtcggcgcgggtgctttgttaggcctagccttgaacgtaccccgggcgcgtcctcgttgtggggtttttttcgcttctgtgctttaagtcccgaagattttggttgcaaaagagtcttagcagctttactgaccttgcgcacaggaatcttggaggcaggaagagaagttccggggcaatccggcgtttttgtgggagcagatgcagccgtgactgatgtacacgacgctcgtagcgccctcttaggctacgaagggaggcgctcagctgaaacggcaccggcgggtggtgcggcttttaatcgaactcgcgacgctccctttggggcaaactgactactttagcgcctgcctacaatttgtttttgtattctagccgacaccacgatgcaccgatgctatcttgcacccattctattgggcagtgatggccggacacaccgcagcagtcgtgttattttgtgtgaccatcaacgcatttttttttcttttggcctgttgtggttgggaagagctatggtggtgcaaaaaatttatcggttattcaggaaaagtggtgtaaagggaaatagttctgaagaatcgatgttctcgtcgcaggtagtgagaaccattcaacaaccgatgaattcttcggtgacgaagtgaagtcgccgtcggtgttcaccgagtagactcatgaattcataaaaagaacaaacgtttccccgagccttccaaattttattattgggcttgagcttgcatggtaggcttgacggtgcgaaacagcgtgaaaacaacgagttcatacaaagaaacagcaaaccgcacccttttaaaatacacttcattactgtgtttcattgactgcgtgttaattggtgtgccaactatacaacgcagctacgattataggattgctctcactaaacaagtcaaggcttgcaagcacgaaaaaaaaaaggaacgaaaataggagaacatgtacactgtctcttcttctgtgtgtcgtgcattctcacgatgtgacgaaaaaaaaaaaaacgtaaactattatgcacaccatcaagattcacatatatgcagggatt
This genomic window from Rhipicephalus microplus isolate Deutch F79 unplaced genomic scaffold, USDA_Rmic scaffold_220, whole genome shotgun sequence contains:
- the LOC142792457 gene encoding uncharacterized protein LOC142792457 — translated: LSASLRSLRGRYERRVHQSRLHLLPQKRRIAPELLFLPPRFLCASSVVSGTLRGQGRRLLSELSHLPAKSITWHTSQSAQWSLAPYVVKAGGYCQSSLTFLRSPSPGTHHNQEIFQERMAACAPALFQMMEEAPTKHTMELVVRVRDEGQREKAVQVAVLPFLCAHFKEDKNYLYQVFEEGTSITEKLAELPSTPTIIALGINMLK